One Streptomyces sp. NBC_01217 genomic region harbors:
- a CDS encoding cytochrome P450: MRTKLRSRITARLGRTYLSRIQKYGIGSSTIRLLPEELLMLLRRDGLDPVDSLAGVRAQAPVSKVSLPFGMDAWVVTGYEESKAVLGSADGFSTDFAHLAMNAGVAPEQSPGGLGFSDPPVHTRLRRILTPEFTMRRLRRLTPRIDAIVEERLDAMEARQGPVDLVQEFALPIPSLTICELLGVPYEDRQDFQRLAMDRFDLFGGTTAPFGAMSESLAYFRDVVKRQREEPGDGLLGMIVKEHGDSVDDEELAGLADGVLTGGFETTASTIALGSLALLQNTDVFDRIRTDDAMTTPFVEEVLRYLSAVQIAFPRFARQDIEIAGVVIPRGDMVLCSLSGANRDASYVMDDGRFDPHRNTSGHLAFGYGIHRCIGAELARMELRSAYPALARRFPGMRLAVPPQDLAFRKLSIVYGIESLPVHLR, from the coding sequence AAGCTCCGTTCTCGTATCACCGCCCGGCTTGGGCGCACCTATCTGTCCAGGATCCAGAAGTACGGGATCGGTTCCTCCACGATCAGGCTGCTGCCCGAAGAGCTGCTGATGCTGCTGCGCAGGGATGGTCTGGACCCGGTGGACAGCCTGGCCGGGGTACGGGCGCAGGCGCCGGTGTCCAAGGTCTCGCTGCCGTTCGGGATGGACGCCTGGGTGGTGACCGGTTACGAGGAGTCGAAGGCCGTCCTGGGATCGGCGGACGGGTTCAGCACCGACTTCGCCCACCTCGCCATGAATGCCGGAGTAGCGCCGGAGCAGAGCCCCGGCGGGCTCGGGTTCAGCGATCCCCCCGTGCATACACGGCTGCGGCGCATCCTGACCCCGGAATTCACGATGCGTCGGCTGCGCCGCCTGACCCCCAGGATCGATGCCATCGTCGAGGAGCGCCTCGACGCGATGGAGGCGCGGCAGGGACCGGTCGACCTGGTGCAGGAGTTCGCGCTGCCGATCCCCTCCCTCACGATCTGTGAACTGCTCGGCGTGCCCTATGAGGACCGCCAGGACTTCCAGCGGCTGGCCATGGACCGTTTCGACCTCTTCGGCGGGACGACCGCGCCCTTCGGTGCCATGTCGGAGTCGCTGGCGTACTTCAGGGACGTGGTCAAGAGACAGCGGGAGGAACCGGGTGACGGACTGCTCGGCATGATCGTGAAGGAGCACGGCGACAGCGTCGACGACGAGGAACTCGCGGGCCTCGCCGACGGCGTGCTCACCGGCGGCTTCGAGACGACCGCCAGCACGATCGCCCTGGGCTCCCTCGCGTTGCTGCAGAACACGGACGTCTTCGACCGAATACGGACGGACGACGCCATGACAACGCCGTTCGTCGAGGAGGTGCTGCGCTACCTCTCCGCCGTACAGATCGCCTTCCCCCGGTTCGCCCGCCAGGACATCGAGATTGCGGGGGTGGTCATTCCGCGGGGCGACATGGTGCTCTGCTCACTGAGCGGCGCCAACCGCGACGCGTCGTACGTCATGGACGACGGACGTTTCGACCCGCACCGCAACACCTCGGGGCATCTCGCCTTCGGCTACGGGATCCACCGCTGCATCGGCGCCGAGCTGGCGCGCATGGAACTGCGCTCCGCCTACCCGGCCCTGGCGCGTCGCTTTCCCGGGATGCGCCTCGCCGTCCCGCCGCAGGACCTGGCCTTCCGCAAGCTGTCGATCGTGTACGGCATCGAATCGCTGCCGGTGCACCTGCGCTGA